The Pseudomonadota bacterium sequence ACGCATCTACTTCTTTGCCGAGGCGGCGGACATGCGCAAAGGGTTCGATGGGCTGGTGGCGCTGGTGCGTTCCGCGGGGCTCAACGAATACAGCGGGCACCTGTTCGCGTTCGTGTCGCGGCGTCCGATGCGTCCCACCCGTCCGATGCGTCCCACCCGTCCGATGCGTCCCACCCGGGTTGATTCCGATGCGTCCCACCCGGGTTGATGCGTCCCACCCGGGTTTGATGCGTCCCACCCGGGTTGATGCGTCCCACCCGGGTTGATGCGTCCCACCCGGGTTGATGATCGGTGATGGTCGGGCCAAAGCGCGACGCGCGGCGCGAGCGCGTTTTGGCGCGCGGAAGATGCCGGGGAGCGGCGCCCCGCCGGGCTACCGGCAGGTCGGGTCCGAAGGTCGGACGGAAGGCCCAGCGCCTCGGTTAAACCCGCAGGACTAGGCGGCGGAGGGATGGGCACGTTGTCTGCATGCGTTCCGGTTCCGCATGAGCCTGCCTCGGCCTGTGATCGCTGGAGAGACACTGATGGTGACGCGCCGCTGCGCGCAGCGGCAGTTTCTGCTGCGGCCGTCGGCGACGGTCAACGGGATCATCGGCTACTGCCTGGCCGTGGCCGCGGAACGCTACGGCGTGCGGGTCCACGCCTTATGCGTGCTGTCCAATCACCTGCATGTCGTGATCACGGATGTCCGTGGGACGCGGCCGGAGTTCTGCCGCTGGCTCTTCGAGTTCACGGCGAAGTGCCTCAATGCGCACTGGGGACGCTGGGAGAACCTTTGGGCGAGCGAGCCGCCGTCGGTGGTGCGCCTGGTGGATGCCGAAGCCCAGCTCGATAAGGTCGTCTACACGCTGGCCAACCCGGTGGCCGCGGACTTGGTGACAGAGCACCGTCACTGGCCGGGGCTGATCAGTCGGCCCGGGCGACACGGGCGCGCCGAGTCCTTCAAGCGGCCCAGGCGGTTCTTTCGTGAGCAGGGCCCGCTGCCGGCAGCGGCGAGTTTGACGGTCGCGCCGTTGCCGGCGTACGCGGCCCTGCCGGCGGAGCAGTACGCCACGCTGCTGGCCGACGCGGTCATCGCGCGCGAGCAAGCGCTTGCAGAGCAGCGCCGCGTGGAGTGCAGGGGCGTGATGGGACGCCGGGCCGTGCTGCGCCAGTCACCCTTCGAGACGCCGCACCGGCCGGAGCCAAGGCGTCAAATGAATCCGCGGGTGGCCGGTGGGAACAAGTGGGCGCGAATCGAAGCGCTGCAACGCCTGCGCGATTTCGTTGCGGGCTACCGCGCCGCTTGGCTGCGCTGGCGTGAGGGCGATCGAGGCGCGACCTTTCCCTTCGGCACCTACGCGCTGCGGCTGTACGCGGGCGCTTGCTGCGCCCAGGCGCCCTGAGGCCAAGTCCACCTGGCCCGCGCTCTTCCCGCTGCCCTCGTGCCTCGCGCCCCGAGACGCTGAGATGGGCTAGCTGCGTTCAGGCGTGCAAGAACACCCCCTCACGCGCCTGAAAGCAGCGTCTGCCGGCGCCGGCCTGGTCAATCGCGTCCCGCGTCTTGCCCCGGTCACGCGCTCCTTCGCATTTCAGACCTCCTGCGCACCCTGGCCGCAGGCATCCAAAACGCATCGAAACGCATCAACCCGGGTCGGCCGTCCGAACGCATCAACCCGGGTCGGCCGTCCGGGTGGGCCGTCCGGGTGCCGTCAAACGCATCGAAACGCATCAACCCGGGTCGGCCGTCCGGGTCGAAACGCATCAACCCGGGTCGGCCGTCCGGGTCGCCGTCCGGGTCGCCGTCCCGGGGCCGCGGGTCGGCCGTCCCGGGGCCGTCCGCAGGCCGTCCGCAACGGCCGTCCGCACGCGGGTCGGCCGTCCGCACGGGCCGTCCGCAACGCATCAACCCGAGTCGGCAGTCCAGTGCAGTCCAGTCGACGCATCAACCCGAGTCGGCAGTCCGGCGCGAGTCGGCAGTCCGGCGGAGTCGGCAGTCCGGCGCAGTCCGGCCAAGGAATCGTCAACCCGGGTTAGAAAAGAGCGGGTTAGAAAGGAGAAGGGGAATGATCATCCCAGCCGCTTTCAACCGGTAGATCGGTTGGAGTTGGAAGCAGCGTTGACGACCACCGGTAGCTTGCCCTTCCAGTCGACCCACGTCTTCGGGTTCGTCACCAGCTCGCACATGATGTGCGCGACGTTGGATATGTTCGTGCTGCCCGGCGCGAAGAGGCCGTTCACGAGGCCCTCGTGCAATGCGTACTCCGATACTTCGCCCTCGAGGAGGGAATCCGGCCGGACCACCGCCCACTGAACGTAGGCGTTGTTCGGCCCGAGCTTCTCGACGAGGAAGTCCGCGGCTCGCTGGTTGTCCCTGGCTGGAGGAAGCACGCCGCAGAGCAGCCAAAGAAACGCTCTCTCGAAAGCGCCCCGGCGCGTGTCGAGGCCGCCCGGGCGATTCACTGAGACGCTGCTCATGAGGATGAGCTTCACCGGAGCTGGGGGCTTGAGCGCTTCGACCCCACGGCACAGGCGGGTCGTCGCTCTCGTGACCAGGTCGTGTGGCGGTCCGAAGATGCCCTTGCAGCTGAGGACGTGCCCGAGACAGGAGATGACGGCATCGGCGCCGCGCAAGTGGTGCCGCAGCTCCTCGTCCCGAAGCGAAAGCAGGCTGGCCTCGATCACCGTCAGGTTGGGGTGCCCCGCGACGTCTGGCGGGAGCTTCCCGCGCGATCGCACGATGGCGCGAACGCTGATGCCGCGGCCGAGAAGTTGCTGCAAGACGCGTCCACCCGTGCGTCCAGTGCCGCCAACCAGAAGAACGGTTTGCTGTGTGGGCATGTCTGCGTCTCCTTCAATCGCCTGGGGGTGCAACATCGAACGGGTCGGGCCGCCCCGACCGGGGTTGTGTTCCTGGGGGTTGTGTTCCTGGGGGGGTGTGTTCCTGGGGCTTCCTGGGGCGTGTTCCTGGGGCGCATGCCGAACCGGTGCGGAGGGTCTTCGAAGCACGGAGGTGCGGGCCGCGCAGCGGCTTGACCCGTGGAACTCAGGGCGCCGGGAGGGTGCCGACGGGCCCGTGGCGGGTCAGGTAGAGGACTTCGATCCCGGCTTGCCCTCGCGCGAAGCGCAGGCCCTGCTCGGGTCCCATGACGAAGAGCGCGGTGGAGAGGGCATCCGCCAGCGCCGAATCGCGGGTCAGCACGGTCACGGAGCCGTCGAAGGCCGGCGGGCGGCCGGTGCGCGGGTCGAGGATGTGTCCGACCGTGCGCGTGTCGACGCGCTCATGCCGCAGGTAGTTGCCAGAGGTGGCGATGGCCGTGTCGGCTACCCCCAAGCTGCCCGCCGAACGACCGAGGTGATAGGGGTCGGCGAGCTGGAAGGCGTGCTTGTTGCCGTCGGCGTCGCGCCCGCTCGTGCGCATGTCGCCGCCGATCTTCACGACGAGGTCGCGCAGACCCCTCGCCCGCAGCAGGGCGTGGACGGCGTCGACGATCCAGCCCTTGGCGACGCCGCCGATGCCGAGGGCCATCCCCGGCTGCTGGAAATGGAGCGTTCGGCCGTCGAGGCGCAGCCGCTGATAGCCGACCGCCTGCAGCGCGCGGTGCAGCGCCTGCTCGTCGGGCCAGACCTGGCGCTGCGCCGCCTCATGCCACAGGCGGTTGATCGGCCCCCAGGTGATGTCGAAGGCACCCCCGGTCAGTCGACTGACGCCCAGCGACCCGCGCACGAGCTGCGCGAGCGTCGGAGAGAGCTCGACCTTGCCCTCGCCCTGATCCGCCAGCCGGTTGACGCGGCTGATCTCACTGTCGTCGCGCCACTCGGAGAGCTGCTGCTCGAGCTCATGCACGCGGGCGCGCGCCGCGGCTAGCGCGCTGCGGGCGCCCGGCGCCTCGCCTTCAGCGACGAGCAGCCAGACCTCGTACGAGGTGCCCAGCTCACGACCCGAGTCGCGCACGACGACGCGCTTCTGCGCCACGTGGCTCGGCCTCTGGGGCGGCGGCAGCTCAGCGAGGCTGCGATAGCGTCCGAGCAGGCGGCCGTCGGCTCGGAGGTGGAGCAGCGTCGGCGTGCTGCGAATCGCGTAGCGAGCTGCGACGCTGCCCTCGGCGTCGACGAGGATCGGCAGCGCCCGGGCGTCTGTTGGTAGCTGATGTTCTCTCAGCTTCCGCCGCACCTCGGCGGCGCTGCTGCCGCTGTAGATGTAGAGCGTGCGGACCGCGTCGGCCTGCGCGCGCGCCCACCGCAAGACCTGAGGTTGCTCCCGCCGGCAGGCGGCGCACCAGGTTGTGGCGAAGACCAGCAGGGTCGTCCGGTCGGCGGCGAGCAAGCTGCGCCAACGCACGGCGCCGCGGCCGAGGACCGTAACGGAGGGATTGCCGCCGTCGTCGCTGGCGGGGCCGCGGGCCGACGCCGGCGGCGAAAGGCTGAGGTGCGCGCCGAGCCAGAGCAGCGCGCAGGCGCTGAGGATAACGCGTCGTCTGACCCGCTGCCTCACCACGACGCCTCCACGCCGAGGTTGCCACCGGCCCCATAGATGCCGTCATCGCGATAGAAGCCGTAGCCCGCGACCCGGACGATCCAGCGCAGCTGCGCGCTGACCAGCGGCAGCGGCACAACGACGATCAGCCCGGGGTTATGCATCAGGAAGGTGCCCAGATCCGAGTCCTGGGTGCGCTGCTCGGGAGCGCCGAGCAGGCGCTGACGAAAGAAGCGCGTGCCATGCTGCAGCGCTAGGCGGTACCAGAGGCGCAGGCGCAGGTCGTTGAAGAGCGGTAGCTCGAGATTGGGCTGGAGGGAGGCGTGGCGCACGCCCCAGTCGTCGAGGTAGCCGCTGCTGTCGAGGCCGGCGCTGGCCCCCACCTTCGGCGAGTAGCGCGCCCGGATCACGACCTGCGCTCGCTCGCGCCGTCGCGGTAGGCGCTCGTCGATCAGATGAATCGGCCGGCCCGCGTCGTCGCTGAGGGTGACGTAGTTCAGCGCGCTGCCAAGCTGACCATCTTGATGACCGAGCTCGAGGCTGAGGCTACCGACCCAGTCGCGTGAGAGATACTGCGTCCAGCTCGTCAGCAGCTTATGCGAGAGCTGGTGGTCGAACTCGCGTGGCCCGCGGTCCCAGCGATGCTGGCGCGTGATCGCACCGCGAAAGCTATAGGTGAGCAGCAGCGCGCTGTTGCCATCGAAGAGCTCACGGCGGGCGCTGAGATCGAGCCCACCTGACCAGAAGCCGTCCTGGTGGTGGTAGTAGGCGCCGGGGCTGAAGGTCCAGCCGCTGTCTCCCGCTTGCACGTCGACCCAGGCTCCTGAATCCAGCACGAGCAGCTTGGGCGAGGCCGAGGCGACGAAGGCATTGTCGATGGTCGCCGGGAGCTCGGCGATCGCGGCGTTGTCGATCAGCGACAATGCGCCGTTGGCCCGCAAGGCACAGCGCTCGTTGAGCGGGAACTGCATGTCGACGGCGAACGCCTTGTAGCTGAAGCCCTCAGTGCGATAGGGGTCGCCGCCCTGATCGCCCTGGGAGAAGGCGTAGAGGTCGAGGGCGAGTCGGTGCAAGGCAGGAGCCTCGGCCTGCGCCGCGCAGGTCCAAATGGCCAGGGCGATCGGCAGGCCTCGCCGCAGCGGCGCTATCAGTGCGCGCTTCACGACGAGCCGCCGACTGGGCAGCCGCTCATTGGGCAGCCGCTCATTGGGCAGCCGCTCATTGGCAGCCGCAGCCGCCGACGGCGGCCGCTCCGTACCCGCCGAACGACCCCTCCCTCGCCGCCTCCGTCTTGTTGCGGATGTACTCCAGCCGCATATCGACGTCGAAGAGCATCGCCCGATCGACGAGCTTGCGGCGCTCGTAGTAGCGCGTCGGCGCGCAACCCTGCGCGAGCAGCGCGAGCAGCAAGCCAGTGGCCGCAACCCACGCGATCCTGAGCATCAGGCGCACTCCTTTTCGGCTCTGGCGCCGCTCTCGCCCTCCGGCGCGGGGCCCCGTCGGCCGCCGAGGTGGGAGCATACGCAAGATTGCCCCGTCGTCGTCAACTGAGGTGCGGGCTGCCCTTGCCGCGCGGGCGCTGGCCGCAACGCTGGCCTCCGACGAGCGCCCTGGCCTAGAATGGGCGCCGTGAGCATGCCGGGAAAGCGCGAGCAGGCGAGCGACGCGGAATCGATGATCGAGGCCAAGCGCACCGATCCCGAACCGACGCTGCCCGGGGCCGAGGCCTCGGACGCGGCCGAGCACGCGAGCACCTGGGACACGCAGCCGATGGCGCTGCTCGACGACGCCGGGCCCGCGGTGGAGTTCGAGACGGCGCGGCGCTATGGGCCCGTCGCAGTGGCAACCGGAGACATCATCGCCGAGCAGCTGGGCGGCGATGCGGAGCCGGTGCCGGAGGCGCTGTCGCCGCAGTCCCCTGACGCGCCGATCGAAACCGAGGACGAGGACGCGACGCGCGGGGTGCCGATCGTCGCCGCCGAGCCTGCCGCAGCGGACCCGCCGCCGCTGCTGGAGGAGTGGCCGGGACCCGCCGCGCTGGACGCGCTCGAACGCACCTACCGCGCGGCCGGGCGCTCCGAAGCGCTCGTCGAGCCCCTGATCGGCTGGGCGGAGGCAGCCAGCGCGCCGGCCGAGCGGATCGCGCTGCTCGAGCGCTTGGCCCGCCTCTATGCGGAGCTAGGGCGAGCATGAGCGGGCTGCGATCGTCTGTCAGAGCATCGCCGCGGTCACGCCGCCGCCGCTTCTGGTGGAGGAGGCCGCAGCTCCGGCGCCGCGCGATGTCTTCGAGCTGCTGGCTGACCGTCTGGAGCAGGCCCGCAGCGTCGCCGAGCGCGTCGAGCTACATCAGCAGCTCGCCACGCTCTGGGAGCGGGATCGCGGTGATGTCGAATGTGCGACGGATTGGCTCGAGCGCGCGCTCGAGCTCGACCCGCGTCACGAGGGGGCGCAGGAACAGCTCGACGCGCTCTATCAGCGGGCCGGACGTTACTTCGATCGGCTGCGGCTGCTCGAGCAGCGGATCGAGCTCAGCCAGAGCGACGAGACGCGTGCGGCATTGCAGGTGACGATCGCTGGGCTCTTCGAGCGCGAGCTCGATGATCCTGTGCAGGCGCTCGCCGCCTACCAACAGGCGCAGTCCTTCAGGCCCGACGACCCCGCCACGCTGCGCCCGCTGCTGGTGCTGGCGGAGCGGCTCGGCGACGGGCGGAGCGCGGCAGGCGCGCTCGAGGCGCTGCTGCGCCTTGCGGCGGCGCCCGCCGAGCGGGCGACCTTGCTCCACCGGCTCGGACTCGTGCAGCAAGAGCAGCTCGACGATGGCGCTGCCGCCGAGGCCCGCTGGTTGGAGGCGCTGGAGCTCGAGCCGGCGCGCCAGCCGACGCTCGATCTCGTGCTCGGGCTCTTTGCGGCCCGCGGTGACTGGGGCAAGTCGCTGGGCCTCCTGCGCCGTGCCGCCGAAGGCTGTCGCGACCGCCACGAGGAGCAGCGGTTGTTGCGCCGCGTGGCCGACGTCGCTGCGCGCGAGCTCGGCGATACGGGCGCGGCGATCGAAGCGTTGCTCGTGTTGGTGGAGCGCGATGGCAACGACGATGAGGCGTCCGACGCGCTGATCGATCTGCTGTGGCAGCAGCATGACCACGCGCGCTTGCCCTCCGTGCTGGGTGCGCGCCTGCGGCGCGCCGCGAGCCTCGCCCCGGCGCGTTTGCTCGAGCTTCACCGGCGGGCGGCGGAGTGTCACGCAGCCCTGGGGAGGCCAGACGAGGCGGCCGCGCATTGCCAGCGGGCGCTCGCGGTCGACCCGCACCATCTCCCAACGCTGGCGCTACGGGCGGAGATGCTGCGGCGGGCCGAGCAGTGGGCTGCAGCGGCGGAGGCCTACGAGCGCCTGATGGAGCAGGGCGAGGCGCTTCCGCGGGCGCAGGGTCTCGAGGCGCTGCTGCAGCTCGGTGCTTGCGCGCGGCGAGCGGAGCGCCCGCAGTTGGCGATCGAGGCCTTCGAGCGCGCGGTGGCCCTTGACGATCAGCAATGGGAGGCGTGGCAGGCGCTCGCCACGCTCCAGGCCGTGGCGCGCAGCTGGGA is a genomic window containing:
- a CDS encoding FAD:protein FMN transferase, with translation MRQRVRRRVILSACALLWLGAHLSLSPPASARGPASDDGGNPSVTVLGRGAVRWRSLLAADRTTLLVFATTWCAACRREQPQVLRWARAQADAVRTLYIYSGSSAAEVRRKLREHQLPTDARALPILVDAEGSVAARYAIRSTPTLLHLRADGRLLGRYRSLAELPPPQRPSHVAQKRVVVRDSGRELGTSYEVWLLVAEGEAPGARSALAAARARVHELEQQLSEWRDDSEISRVNRLADQGEGKVELSPTLAQLVRGSLGVSRLTGGAFDITWGPINRLWHEAAQRQVWPDEQALHRALQAVGYQRLRLDGRTLHFQQPGMALGIGGVAKGWIVDAVHALLRARGLRDLVVKIGGDMRTSGRDADGNKHAFQLADPYHLGRSAGSLGVADTAIATSGNYLRHERVDTRTVGHILDPRTGRPPAFDGSVTVLTRDSALADALSTALFVMGPEQGLRFARGQAGIEVLYLTRHGPVGTLPAP
- a CDS encoding IS66 family insertion sequence element accessory protein TnpB, yielding MLSLPAAVRIYFFAEAADMRKGFDGLVALVRSAGLNEYSGHLFAFVSRRPMRPTRPMRPTRPMRPTRVDSDASHPG
- a CDS encoding DUF4266 domain-containing protein — translated: MLRIAWVAATGLLLALLAQGCAPTRYYERRKLVDRAMLFDVDMRLEYIRNKTEAAREGSFGGYGAAAVGGCGCQ
- a CDS encoding DUF3570 domain-containing protein codes for the protein MKRALIAPLRRGLPIALAIWTCAAQAEAPALHRLALDLYAFSQGDQGGDPYRTEGFSYKAFAVDMQFPLNERCALRANGALSLIDNAAIAELPATIDNAFVASASPKLLVLDSGAWVDVQAGDSGWTFSPGAYYHHQDGFWSGGLDLSARRELFDGNSALLLTYSFRGAITRQHRWDRGPREFDHQLSHKLLTSWTQYLSRDWVGSLSLELGHQDGQLGSALNYVTLSDDAGRPIHLIDERLPRRRERAQVVIRARYSPKVGASAGLDSSGYLDDWGVRHASLQPNLELPLFNDLRLRLWYRLALQHGTRFFRQRLLGAPEQRTQDSDLGTFLMHNPGLIVVVPLPLVSAQLRWIVRVAGYGFYRDDGIYGAGGNLGVEASW
- a CDS encoding SDR family oxidoreductase yields the protein MPTQQTVLLVGGTGRTGGRVLQQLLGRGISVRAIVRSRGKLPPDVAGHPNLTVIEASLLSLRDEELRHHLRGADAVISCLGHVLSCKGIFGPPHDLVTRATTRLCRGVEALKPPAPVKLILMSSVSVNRPGGLDTRRGAFERAFLWLLCGVLPPARDNQRAADFLVEKLGPNNAYVQWAVVRPDSLLEGEVSEYALHEGLVNGLFAPGSTNISNVAHIMCELVTNPKTWVDWKGKLPVVVNAASNSNRSTG